From Butyricimonas paravirosa, one genomic window encodes:
- a CDS encoding RagB/SusD family nutrient uptake outer membrane protein, with amino-acid sequence MKSFFYCLIFMALSIGIMGCGDFLEESSQDEVRPSTVSDLEQLLLGEGYLRTDCIYPYLELLTDNVQNAYSDNESHVTVLQQGLPVFTWDVDMFDKMEELYTTGIDTWEKLYSKIKGCNVVLDMLDDVTGDENEKLNQRGQALALRGYYYFLLINTFAQPYNKKGIDLNTALGVPLIVSSAVKDEFPARESIAKVYQQIERDLLEAVDLMDKYGQNNIQYKVTPLFVYNLLSRMYLYMENWGKAAEYASVVITRNPQLRRLSDFVTIEVDEWFGDETLTYDVNGGVLNYNSPELIWGYGDKRISEILFQLPDIFTYPGSSPIFSVSDKFLAQHDVNDLRPACYYQRYFKSIFPMVFGSIYGAKSNLNDLSNPHRGMRVAEAYLNRAEANIRLFLENGNENLRISALTDLNYLREHRFRQPYEDVNITDGQTLLEFCLDERRKELAFDDHRWFDLRRCGMPEMIHEVTINKGQVQEYRLAKGSDRYVLPIPKKVLDKNPALVQNP; translated from the coding sequence ATGAAAAGTTTTTTTTATTGTTTGATTTTTATGGCTCTTAGCATCGGAATAATGGGATGTGGTGATTTTTTGGAAGAGTCTAGTCAAGATGAAGTACGCCCAAGTACAGTTTCAGATTTAGAACAATTATTATTAGGAGAGGGATATCTGAGAACCGATTGTATATATCCTTATTTAGAGCTTTTGACAGATAATGTACAAAATGCTTATAGTGACAATGAAAGCCATGTTACCGTATTGCAGCAAGGATTGCCTGTATTTACATGGGATGTTGATATGTTTGATAAGATGGAAGAGTTGTATACGACTGGAATAGATACTTGGGAAAAATTGTATTCCAAAATAAAAGGATGCAATGTTGTACTTGATATGCTGGATGATGTTACTGGAGATGAGAATGAAAAATTGAATCAGAGAGGTCAGGCATTGGCTTTAAGGGGATATTATTATTTTTTGTTGATAAATACGTTTGCACAGCCATATAATAAAAAAGGGATTGATCTAAATACAGCATTGGGAGTTCCTTTGATTGTGAGTTCTGCAGTAAAAGATGAATTCCCAGCAAGAGAGAGTATTGCAAAAGTATATCAACAAATTGAACGTGACTTGTTAGAAGCTGTGGATTTGATGGATAAATATGGGCAGAATAATATACAATACAAAGTTACCCCTTTATTCGTTTATAATTTGCTGTCACGTATGTATCTTTATATGGAAAATTGGGGAAAGGCTGCAGAATATGCTTCTGTTGTGATTACAAGAAATCCTCAATTGCGTCGCTTGTCTGATTTTGTAACAATAGAGGTTGATGAGTGGTTTGGTGATGAAACACTTACTTATGATGTAAATGGTGGTGTGTTAAATTATAACAGTCCTGAACTTATATGGGGATATGGAGATAAAAGGATTAGTGAAATTCTTTTCCAATTACCTGATATTTTTACATATCCTGGTTCTTCACCAATATTTTCAGTGTCTGATAAATTTTTGGCACAACATGATGTAAATGATTTAAGACCAGCTTGCTATTACCAACGGTATTTTAAGTCAATTTTCCCAATGGTATTTGGTTCGATATATGGGGCTAAGTCAAATTTAAATGATTTGTCGAATCCTCATAGAGGAATGAGGGTTGCTGAGGCCTACCTGAACAGGGCAGAGGCAAATATTCGATTATTTTTGGAAAATGGAAATGAAAATTTGCGTATAAGTGCATTGACTGATTTGAATTACTTACGAGAACATCGTTTCCGTCAGCCTTATGAAGATGTTAATATAACAGATGGTCAAACATTATTGGAATTTTGTTTGGATGAACGTCGTAAGGAGTTGGCTTTTGATGATCATCGTTGGTTTGATTTGCGGCGTTGTGGAATGCCAGAAATGATTCATGAGGTAACTATTAATAAAGGACAAGTACAAGAGTATCGCTTGGCAAAAGGGAGTGATCGTTACGTATTGCCAATTCCCAAGAAGGTATTGGATAAAAATCCGGCTTTAGTACAAAATCCATGA
- a CDS encoding thioredoxin domain-containing protein — protein sequence MVLGLCLLTLGTWAQTKNTSVEVKDYREVDGKIVLEMVVNGVIADFVLDLAGHNAILPEYVEKLKIDPNVPGDFRYDTFQYKKVPVEKSVKIGSISFGNSVFGNEVAAFVLKDEPYLRKLGVAGVVGSSLFNNVVLTIDSKRKKITMSNPYRPSYMKLDHRSNMDLIPASGIVCPVVLDGVTYSLLLDTWNNGMITLNAADFAKLNGKDGGNVKVSEGYASAEIAAKSKVVAACHFVKGDFSDITVAENGSLPRSVIGNEILKQGLLSIDYGKRKVYFQPFDLAEVKDEVIGADEVKVESGKLNPITREYFLEHVYDYRKSSEFVFKGDKPVVIDFWATWCGPCMRLIPELEKMAEKYKDQVIFLKVNADKEKELCVMFNIVALPTVFFIPVNGKPIVEMGATPEKYVEIIEKQLLKK from the coding sequence ATGGTTTTGGGTTTATGTTTACTGACCCTGGGAACATGGGCTCAAACAAAGAACACCTCCGTGGAGGTGAAGGATTACCGAGAGGTGGATGGAAAGATTGTTTTAGAAATGGTTGTAAATGGGGTAATCGCTGATTTTGTGTTAGATTTGGCCGGGCATAATGCAATATTACCGGAGTATGTGGAAAAATTGAAAATAGATCCCAATGTTCCCGGAGATTTTCGTTATGATACATTTCAGTATAAAAAAGTTCCGGTAGAAAAGTCTGTGAAGATAGGAAGTATCTCTTTTGGAAATAGTGTATTTGGGAATGAAGTGGCTGCATTTGTGTTGAAAGATGAACCTTATTTGCGGAAACTGGGAGTTGCTGGGGTGGTTGGTAGTTCTCTGTTTAATAATGTTGTGTTGACAATCGATTCCAAGCGGAAGAAAATAACGATGAGTAATCCTTATCGCCCCTCTTATATGAAATTGGATCATCGTTCTAATATGGATTTGATTCCGGCTTCAGGTATTGTTTGTCCTGTTGTGCTAGATGGAGTAACTTATTCTTTATTATTGGATACATGGAATAACGGGATGATTACTTTGAATGCAGCAGATTTTGCCAAGTTAAATGGTAAGGATGGGGGAAATGTAAAGGTTAGTGAAGGATATGCGTCTGCGGAAATAGCAGCAAAAAGTAAAGTTGTTGCAGCATGCCACTTCGTGAAAGGTGATTTTTCGGACATTACTGTTGCTGAAAATGGATCATTACCTCGTTCTGTTATCGGGAATGAAATTTTGAAACAAGGTTTACTTTCTATTGATTACGGGAAAAGGAAAGTGTATTTTCAGCCATTTGATTTAGCCGAGGTGAAGGATGAAGTAATAGGTGCTGACGAGGTAAAAGTGGAATCCGGTAAATTGAATCCGATTACTAGGGAATATTTTTTAGAACATGTGTATGATTATCGGAAAAGTTCGGAATTCGTGTTTAAAGGAGACAAACCGGTTGTGATTGATTTTTGGGCAACTTGGTGTGGTCCTTGTATGCGTTTGATTCCGGAATTGGAGAAAATGGCTGAAAAGTATAAAGATCAAGTGATATTTCTGAAAGTAAATGCTGATAAAGAGAAAGAGTTGTGCGTAATGTTTAATATTGTTGCTTTACCGACAGTGTTCTTTATACCCGTGAATGGGAAACCGATTGTGGAGATGGGGGCTACTCCGGAGAAATACGTGGAGATCATAGAGAAGCAGTTGCTAAAGAAATAA
- a CDS encoding TlpA family protein disulfide reductase: MRITYTGVGLFWIWLFVNAFTLSAQEKLELSGKIRVLEPVEMRLENIKGEVLQKTVVKNNSPFSLQACKIEPDVYLICFGETKQPIYLTNTQVTIKGFYNCRDVKSSSLNFTGIDIYYELLKWLPKEEFSQDKTIDPEIKGKLKGNMYSALAYISDMSTYESNKLLLDCMSEEALKTTSGKWLKHRTDSLYHYSIGAPAYDFTFQDAQGKKVSLSDFRGKLVLVDFWASWCGPCRHEMKNLLPLYNELKGDDLEFISISLDSKEENWRKMLEEEKLPWVMLWDEEGFVIGNEPNKIQRAYGFYSIPFIVLIDKEGRLLAKDLRGERVKEEILKARANK; encoded by the coding sequence ATGAGAATTACATATACTGGTGTTGGGTTGTTCTGGATATGGTTATTCGTGAATGCGTTTACACTATCTGCGCAGGAAAAATTAGAGTTATCCGGTAAAATTCGGGTATTGGAGCCTGTGGAGATGAGGTTGGAAAATATAAAAGGAGAGGTTTTGCAAAAAACGGTAGTAAAAAATAATAGTCCATTTTCTCTACAAGCTTGTAAAATTGAACCGGACGTCTATTTGATTTGTTTTGGCGAGACAAAACAACCAATTTATTTAACCAATACCCAGGTAACAATAAAAGGCTTTTACAATTGTCGGGATGTGAAGAGTAGTTCCTTAAACTTTACAGGGATTGATATATATTATGAATTGTTGAAGTGGTTGCCTAAAGAGGAATTTTCACAAGACAAGACGATTGATCCTGAAATAAAGGGAAAGCTGAAAGGGAATATGTATAGTGCGTTAGCTTATATTTCGGATATGTCGACGTACGAATCGAACAAGTTATTATTGGATTGTATGTCAGAAGAAGCATTGAAAACGACTTCCGGCAAGTGGTTAAAGCATCGGACGGATAGCTTATATCATTATTCGATAGGAGCTCCGGCATATGATTTTACATTTCAAGATGCTCAGGGGAAAAAGGTGAGTTTAAGCGACTTTCGGGGGAAATTGGTGCTGGTAGATTTTTGGGCATCATGGTGTGGACCATGTCGACATGAGATGAAAAATCTGTTACCATTATATAACGAATTGAAAGGGGATGATTTGGAATTTATCAGCATATCTTTGGATTCGAAAGAAGAGAACTGGAGAAAGATGTTGGAGGAAGAGAAATTACCTTGGGTAATGTTATGGGATGAGGAAGGATTCGTGATTGGTAATGAGCCTAATAAAATTCAACGGGCATACGGTTTTTATAGTATTCCTTTCATTGTTCTGATTGATAAAGAAGGACGTTTGTTAGCCAAGGATCTGCGAGGAGAACGGGTGAAAGAAGAGATTTTGAAGGCCAGAGCTAATAAGTGA
- a CDS encoding TlpA disulfide reductase family protein: MRLFIAFLVICCVGCSQSSRYQFSLKGNIEGVKYGTVFLMTPGDSSIVLYKTNLEGGKFELKGELDEPRQVILKVNRRQTYFFMDGTNMEIYCPYSALSDKHIKGSPANNLAAEYDKLVQEGYYKEFNQLINEYKELLDAGDQKAADEKMTQALKMDDKRFELTRNFVKQHPDNMYSAYISGIVKEESYEKGKELYDLLTPKIQASFYGRLLKQQTEALAISALGVPCPDFTATDESGNKVSMASQKGGIMVLDFWASWCGPCRQEMKNLREQYAEFKDQGVRFMSISLDDSVEKWKKACEEEQIPWISVRDDNGWSKSEIRKLFGIQAIPFIVLLDKDGNIVAKNIRRNSLREKILELLQK; encoded by the coding sequence ATGAGATTATTTATTGCTTTTTTAGTAATTTGTTGCGTGGGTTGTTCTCAATCATCACGTTATCAATTTAGTCTGAAAGGAAACATCGAGGGCGTGAAATATGGTACCGTTTTCTTGATGACTCCAGGAGATAGTTCGATAGTTTTATACAAGACTAATTTGGAGGGGGGAAAATTTGAGTTGAAGGGAGAATTGGATGAACCTAGACAAGTTATATTGAAAGTGAACCGACGTCAGACTTATTTCTTTATGGATGGTACGAATATGGAAATTTATTGCCCTTATTCGGCGTTAAGTGATAAGCATATAAAAGGGTCTCCGGCAAATAATTTAGCTGCAGAATATGACAAACTTGTCCAAGAGGGATATTACAAAGAATTTAATCAATTGATTAATGAGTATAAAGAGTTGTTGGATGCGGGTGATCAAAAAGCAGCAGATGAAAAAATGACTCAAGCATTAAAAATGGATGATAAACGTTTTGAATTGACCCGTAATTTTGTTAAACAACATCCGGATAACATGTATTCTGCCTATATTTCGGGAATTGTGAAAGAAGAAAGTTACGAGAAGGGAAAGGAGTTGTATGACTTGCTTACTCCAAAAATTCAAGCTTCATTTTATGGGCGTTTGTTGAAACAACAGACAGAGGCGTTGGCTATTTCTGCATTAGGTGTTCCTTGTCCGGATTTCACGGCAACGGATGAGTCTGGTAATAAAGTTTCAATGGCTTCTCAGAAAGGTGGAATCATGGTTCTTGATTTCTGGGCTTCTTGGTGTGGTCCTTGTCGGCAAGAGATGAAAAATTTGCGGGAGCAATATGCTGAATTTAAAGATCAGGGAGTTCGCTTTATGAGTATCTCATTGGATGATTCTGTAGAAAAATGGAAAAAGGCTTGTGAAGAGGAGCAAATCCCATGGATCAGTGTTCGGGATGATAACGGTTGGTCTAAATCCGAAATTCGTAAGTTATTTGGTATTCAGGCGATACCATTTATCGTGTTACTGGATAAAGATGGTAATATTGTTGCCAAGAATATCCGTAGAAACAGTTTACGAGAGAAAATTTTGGAGTTGCTACAAAAATAA
- a CDS encoding TlpA family protein disulfide reductase: MKIAGIIFLLFVSLSGMAQQAESPKEYVIKAWNEFQLPEKGAIKAILAQRDQIIRYLKANNAAVEAEQENGAQAIRRAADLYDEGKDAQLKSSEIKKLLKGVDLSTKEFVNCTSLEYVIEDYFGLKAVAEGAPVDQAWGSMWFNTTVETIGNKYDYQRYRQILELNNPELSLAYLSCLRSVFRYNGYTKGLDEIRPLFDKNMPEGALKDEINGLYKSYEHLKQGNVAPAFTLKDFRGKEYSLSDYKGKVLVIDVWATWCGGCIAKLPKYMEMAGKYKDRDDIVFITISIDDKGAYNSWKYALPRLKLMGMTNLLASKGECTFQKDYNITGIPRYFLIDKEGKIVSVYAPTPGKDFEALIDMTLQK; this comes from the coding sequence ATGAAAATAGCAGGAATTATATTTTTGTTGTTCGTGTCTTTGAGTGGAATGGCACAACAGGCCGAATCACCAAAAGAGTACGTGATAAAAGCGTGGAATGAGTTCCAACTTCCGGAAAAAGGAGCGATCAAAGCAATCTTAGCTCAGCGGGATCAGATTATACGTTACCTAAAAGCAAATAATGCAGCTGTAGAGGCCGAACAGGAGAATGGTGCGCAGGCAATTCGCCGGGCTGCAGATCTGTATGATGAAGGAAAAGATGCTCAATTAAAATCTTCCGAGATTAAAAAACTATTGAAAGGAGTGGATTTATCGACGAAAGAGTTTGTGAACTGTACTAGTTTGGAATATGTGATTGAGGACTATTTCGGACTGAAGGCTGTTGCCGAAGGTGCTCCCGTGGATCAAGCTTGGGGAAGTATGTGGTTTAATACTACCGTGGAAACGATTGGTAATAAATATGATTATCAGAGATACCGTCAGATTCTTGAATTGAATAATCCGGAGTTGTCGTTAGCTTATTTGTCATGCCTGAGATCAGTTTTCCGTTATAACGGATACACGAAAGGTTTGGATGAGATTCGTCCGTTATTTGATAAAAATATGCCGGAAGGAGCATTAAAGGATGAGATTAATGGATTGTACAAGAGTTACGAACACTTGAAACAAGGAAATGTAGCTCCGGCATTTACATTGAAAGATTTTAGGGGTAAAGAATATTCTTTATCAGATTACAAAGGTAAAGTTTTAGTGATTGATGTGTGGGCAACCTGGTGTGGAGGATGTATTGCTAAACTACCCAAGTACATGGAAATGGCTGGAAAATATAAGGATCGTGATGATATTGTCTTTATTACCATTTCAATAGATGATAAAGGGGCTTATAATAGCTGGAAATATGCATTGCCTCGTTTGAAACTGATGGGTATGACAAATTTGTTGGCTTCCAAAGGAGAGTGTACCTTTCAGAAAGATTATAATATTACAGGGATACCTCGTTATTTCTTGATTGATAAAGAAGGAAAAATTGTTTCCGTCTATGCCCCGACTCCCGGTAAGGATTTTGAGGCATTGATTGATATGACCTTGCAAAAATAA
- a CDS encoding S8 family serine peptidase, protein MKKYFLLLMASACISVADAQLIKQNEEQKKQADLDWYNCSFDKDGVYGAEVNKAYDFLKEKKIKKRPVVALIGSGMDIEHEDLKQAIWVNPKEKADGKDNDKNGLIDDINGWNFLGGKDGQVMESTMREGDREYLRLKDKYADYIFDGKNYNKIIDGKLTKVADPENIEEYNYFFEKVLPESPMAGSYCGWQLGYVIKYYAEKFDQMMKERFPGKELTETEFGICYDPKAPRDSLSEVAFMMCAMGFGVYKTDKWETVYAGIRDGAQIELSKMEYEKKVERFGADGRKEIIGDNYLDINDNKYGNNVLLTVDAAIGTMEAGIIAAKRENGLGGNGIMDQAEIMTLRVSANGEPYLKDIALAIRYAVDHQADIIMLPVQNTLYPEDQKKWISEALEYAESKGVFIVTPAWEGAQDLAVETYYPNRWMTGKKELTNLMVVCSSDKNGNPSMNSNYGAKEVDLYAPGMEIYSTYTGDTYQSGTGLGLAAATTVGVAALIKAYYPHLTGTQIRNILLETVTSRKDAEVEKGIIVDGKPTQDLFLFGDLCLSGGIINAYQAVVAADKIAK, encoded by the coding sequence ATGAAAAAGTATTTCCTGTTATTGATGGCGAGTGCATGCATTAGTGTTGCAGATGCACAGTTAATAAAACAGAATGAAGAACAAAAGAAACAAGCCGATTTGGATTGGTATAATTGTTCTTTTGATAAAGATGGTGTGTATGGAGCCGAGGTGAATAAAGCGTATGATTTTCTGAAAGAGAAAAAAATAAAAAAAAGACCGGTAGTTGCTCTAATTGGCTCAGGAATGGATATTGAGCATGAAGATTTGAAACAGGCAATTTGGGTGAATCCGAAAGAAAAGGCAGACGGAAAGGATAATGATAAAAACGGTTTGATAGATGATATTAATGGTTGGAATTTTTTAGGGGGAAAAGATGGACAAGTGATGGAGAGTACAATGCGGGAAGGTGATCGAGAGTATTTACGTCTAAAGGATAAATATGCTGATTATATATTTGATGGGAAAAATTATAATAAGATTATTGATGGGAAATTGACAAAGGTTGCAGATCCGGAAAATATAGAAGAATATAATTATTTTTTTGAAAAGGTATTACCGGAGTCTCCGATGGCAGGAAGTTATTGTGGATGGCAGCTTGGTTATGTGATAAAATATTATGCAGAGAAGTTTGATCAAATGATGAAAGAACGTTTCCCCGGAAAAGAATTGACGGAAACGGAATTTGGTATTTGTTATGACCCTAAAGCTCCTCGAGACTCGTTGTCTGAAGTAGCATTTATGATGTGTGCTATGGGATTTGGCGTTTATAAAACTGATAAATGGGAAACCGTTTATGCTGGTATAAGAGATGGAGCTCAAATAGAATTATCTAAAATGGAGTATGAGAAAAAAGTGGAAAGATTTGGAGCCGATGGTCGAAAAGAAATAATTGGTGATAATTATTTGGACATAAATGATAACAAGTATGGAAATAATGTGTTATTAACAGTTGATGCTGCTATTGGTACGATGGAAGCCGGTATTATTGCGGCAAAGAGGGAGAATGGATTAGGTGGAAATGGTATTATGGATCAAGCAGAGATTATGACCTTAAGAGTGTCAGCTAATGGAGAACCTTATCTAAAAGATATTGCTTTGGCTATTCGTTATGCGGTAGATCATCAAGCCGATATTATTATGTTGCCTGTGCAAAATACACTTTATCCGGAAGATCAGAAAAAATGGATTAGTGAGGCATTAGAGTATGCAGAGAGCAAAGGCGTGTTTATTGTGACTCCAGCTTGGGAAGGAGCACAGGATTTAGCAGTGGAAACTTATTATCCGAATCGTTGGATGACGGGTAAAAAAGAATTGACGAATTTAATGGTAGTTTGCTCTTCCGACAAGAATGGTAATCCTTCTATGAATTCTAATTATGGAGCTAAAGAGGTAGATTTGTATGCCCCGGGGATGGAAATTTATTCTACTTACACGGGGGATACCTACCAGAGCGGAACTGGTCTAGGATTGGCGGCTGCAACGACAGTAGGGGTTGCTGCTTTAATTAAGGCTTATTATCCTCATTTGACAGGAACGCAAATCCGGAATATTTTACTGGAGACTGTTACTTCCAGAAAGGATGCAGAGGTTGAAAAGGGTATTATTGTAGATGGAAAACCGACTCAAGATTTATTCTTATTTGGAGATTTATGTCTTTCTGGTGGTATTATTAATGCTTATCAAGCTGTAGTTGCTGCAGATAAGATTGCTAAATAA
- a CDS encoding TlpA family protein disulfide reductase yields the protein MKVINIILASIIIYLGVGSTCFAQENDKALLERVDKVYRLIPRDLNTDELLQKINEVEKYVGLVIDSIESKEAKEKARLIQAKGLLWSLGSYVFETGDKGLKDELSKRIKGVDLDSPSLELLDDIDVANLLNGYFRLFMPDLSELDRATYVLYNIKSEKIRNPYVLTALVSTLKQNGYTDAIQGVIEDIELCSKTESTIQKAHELKAQYYPVRVGEMAPDFEMEDEFGKMVKLSEFRGKMVFVDVWATWCGGCVEGLPYFMALRDQYKDQKDLVLLTISDDGIEAKSRWLKFLKEKKYSGKIPHLIINKEKDNFTKDYCLTGIPRYILIDKEGKIVNAWHVAAKHELFSWVFKMELDNMNRE from the coding sequence ATGAAAGTTATAAATATAATTTTAGCTAGCATTATCATTTACTTGGGGGTAGGATCTACTTGTTTCGCACAAGAAAATGATAAGGCTTTACTGGAACGAGTAGATAAGGTATACCGTTTAATCCCGAGAGACTTGAATACGGATGAATTACTTCAGAAAATAAACGAGGTAGAAAAGTACGTTGGACTGGTTATAGATTCTATTGAAAGTAAAGAGGCGAAAGAAAAAGCTCGATTGATTCAAGCTAAAGGGTTGTTATGGAGTTTAGGAAGTTACGTGTTTGAAACTGGAGATAAAGGTTTAAAAGATGAGTTATCAAAAAGAATTAAGGGGGTGGATCTGGATTCTCCAAGTCTGGAATTGCTTGATGATATCGACGTGGCTAATTTGTTAAATGGTTATTTCCGATTATTTATGCCAGATTTATCAGAGTTAGATCGAGCTACTTATGTTTTGTATAATATAAAGAGTGAAAAAATTCGTAATCCTTATGTGCTGACAGCATTAGTGTCAACATTAAAACAAAATGGATACACGGATGCGATTCAAGGAGTGATAGAAGATATTGAGCTTTGTTCCAAAACTGAGTCAACAATTCAAAAGGCGCATGAATTAAAAGCACAATATTATCCGGTACGAGTGGGGGAGATGGCTCCCGATTTCGAGATGGAAGATGAATTTGGTAAAATGGTGAAACTTTCCGAGTTTAGGGGTAAAATGGTGTTTGTTGATGTTTGGGCTACTTGGTGTGGTGGATGTGTTGAGGGGTTGCCTTATTTCATGGCTTTGAGGGATCAATATAAGGATCAGAAGGATTTGGTGTTATTGACCATATCTGATGATGGAATAGAGGCTAAATCTCGTTGGTTAAAATTCTTAAAAGAGAAAAAATATTCCGGTAAGATTCCTCATTTGATCATCAATAAAGAGAAAGATAATTTCACGAAAGATTATTGTTTGACAGGAATTCCCCGGTATATTTTAATTGATAAGGAAGGAAAGATCGTGAATGCTTGGCATGTGGCTGCTAAACATGAATTGTTCTCTTGGGTTTTCAAGATGGAATTGGATAATATGAATCGAGAGTAA
- a CDS encoding aspartyl protease family protein, with amino-acid sequence MRMRLIFGILLFLIVVPLSAQQVKSVIPYRMVGGKMIVDMTINGQVRSFIFDTGGQMALTGELCEELNIPVVDSVKVTDVNGKEVGLPRVVVSSLMTPDERINFSGAPAMRLSTPSPFECFHADGLIGSDLFKDLIVEIDGKAKTITVTSAEKSSTVSLRKMLPFSGKGFMPIITLQAGAGNSLVALFDTGCPSFLSLKNTDYENLRSSGAFQVMSEGVGGGSIGVGGMTEAETSYRIEFPLLSVGPTKFKQVTAETATPPYTLLGVKLLEYGKVTIDYPRKRWYFEAYEQEFDMTSKHYNVNLQVKDGNLVVATVWSAMKGVVEVGDKVVKINGKPTGKYDFCESIISGISELKAKKKTKLTILTKDGEKVIVYQKE; translated from the coding sequence ATGAGGATGAGGTTGATTTTTGGAATATTATTGTTTTTGATTGTTGTGCCACTTTCGGCACAACAAGTCAAAAGCGTGATCCCTTATCGTATGGTAGGGGGGAAAATGATCGTGGATATGACTATAAATGGACAAGTTCGTTCATTTATATTTGATACGGGAGGTCAGATGGCTTTAACCGGAGAACTTTGTGAAGAACTGAATATTCCGGTAGTGGATTCGGTGAAAGTAACGGATGTGAATGGTAAGGAAGTTGGGTTACCTAGAGTGGTTGTTTCCAGCTTGATGACTCCGGATGAACGAATTAACTTTTCAGGAGCCCCGGCGATGAGATTATCAACACCTTCTCCTTTTGAATGTTTTCATGCAGATGGGTTGATCGGAAGTGATTTGTTTAAGGATTTGATCGTAGAGATAGACGGTAAAGCGAAGACAATAACTGTAACTTCGGCTGAAAAGAGTTCAACGGTTTCTTTGCGTAAGATGCTGCCGTTTTCGGGAAAAGGTTTTATGCCGATCATAACCTTGCAGGCAGGAGCTGGAAACAGTTTGGTTGCGTTATTTGATACAGGATGCCCTAGTTTCTTATCTTTAAAGAATACAGATTACGAAAATTTGCGTTCTAGCGGGGCTTTTCAGGTGATGAGTGAAGGTGTAGGTGGAGGATCGATCGGCGTAGGGGGGATGACGGAAGCTGAAACCTCGTATCGGATAGAATTCCCGCTTTTGTCAGTAGGTCCGACGAAATTCAAACAAGTAACGGCAGAAACGGCAACTCCACCTTATACTTTACTAGGAGTGAAATTATTGGAATACGGTAAAGTTACGATTGATTATCCTCGTAAACGCTGGTATTTTGAGGCTTACGAGCAGGAATTTGATATGACTAGTAAGCATTATAACGTAAATTTGCAAGTAAAGGATGGGAATTTAGTAGTGGCAACCGTGTGGTCTGCCATGAAGGGTGTCGTTGAAGTGGGGGATAAAGTAGTAAAGATTAATGGAAAGCCCACTGGTAAATATGATTTTTGTGAGAGTATTATTTCGGGTATCTCGGAATTGAAAGCAAAGAAGAAAACAAAATTGACAATTCTCACGAAAGATGGTGAGAAAGTGATCGTTTACCAAAAAGAATAA